attaaacAACATCAGTTCGGTAACGCACTACGAAGATAGAATTTTGTTTGATATTAATAATGTTAGTATCTCCGACTTAAACTTTCCCAAATCGATATATGATAGTGCAAAGTTACATCTGCCTGCTATGACACcacaaatttttcacaaaCAGActcaatctttttttaaatcaATATTCTATAACACTTTGAAAAGGCCTTTTGGATACTTAACCAATCAAACATCAATTAGCTCACCAGCATCTGCAACGCAATTAAAAAAGTATAATGATATTCTGAACGCGCACTCTTCGTTATGCGGGACGACAGTATTTGGTATAGTCAGTAACCAGAGGTTTAATTATTTGAAGTCAATTGTTAACCAAGAGCATATATGCCTGAGAAGCTTCATCTGCGGTATAGCAATGATATGTCTGAAACCTCTCGTGAAGGATTTTAGTGGTACAATAGTATTTTCTATTCCGATCGATTTAAGAAAACACTTGGGCTTAGGCGAATCATTGGGtctctttttcaaagagttGAGGATCGCATGTCCACTTTCCCTAATAGATGATGAACTTTCTGTAAACGAATTCCTGGCAAACAGCAATGATAATGAggaggatgaagaatttgatgaaaaattgatggAGTACCAATTCAATAATGTTACAAAACATGTTAGTAGTTTCATTATGgcaaaattgaaaagttgggaaaagaatggatttaatgatgatgatataaGGAGAATGAAATATGACAACGATGACGAGTTCCATATCCAAAACTCAAAGACCAAATTGGTTCAAATTAATGATGTCTCTGACATTTCGCTATCGATGAACAATGACGAtaaatcattcaaaattGTAAGTTCGGGATTTACAAGCTCAATAAATCGCCCCACATTATTATCACTTTCATATACATACTGCCAAGAAATGGGTCTGAATATCTGCATTCACTATCCCGATTCATACAATTTAGAATCGTTTGTGGAGTGCTTCGAATCCTTCATTGAATGAGCAGGTGACGCATTGAATAGAAATTTTGTATGgtacatattttttcattttatttattcttattgAACCTTAATCAACATAAACCATTAAATATTCTCGATGCTGAATTTTGTCTGGTAAGAGTAAGGCATTTCGAATTCTGGCGCACAGGGAGTGTCACTGCTAGTTTATTCACTTAAAATACATAACGGTAAATACT
The DNA window shown above is from Saccharomyces mikatae IFO 1815 strain IFO1815 genome assembly, chromosome: 6 and carries:
- the PBI1 gene encoding Pbi1p (similar to Saccharomyces cerevisiae YPL272C; ancestral locus Anc_6.8), yielding MTTFRPLSSFEKKLLTQSLNDQRNGTIFSSTYSKSLGKENDADWHSDEVTLGTNSSKDDSRLTLPLIATTLKRLIKSQPALFATINEEWEFEPLEQLKTSDIVNVIEFETLKDKEVNCHWGVPPPYLLRHAFNKTRFIPGSNRPLWTLYVIDETLLVFHGHDVLFDIFSAANFHKLFLKELNNISSVTHYEDRILFDINNVSISDLNFPKSIYDSAKLHLPAMTPQIFHKQTQSFFKSIFYNTLKRPFGYLTNQTSISSPASATQLKKYNDILNAHSSLCGTTVFGIVSNQRFNYLKSIVNQEHICLRSFICGIAMICLKPLVKDFSGTIVFSIPIDLRKHLGLGESLGLFFKELRIACPLSLIDDELSVNEFLANSNDNEEDEEFDEKLMEYQFNNVTKHVSSFIMAKLKSWEKNGFNDDDIRRMKYDNDDEFHIQNSKTKLVQINDVSDISLSMNNDDKSFKIVSSGFTSSINRPTLLSLSYTYCQEMGLNICIHYPDSYNLESFVECFESFIE